From the genome of Helicobacter pylori:
GCATCCTTTGCATAGATATTTGCTGTTAGTCAAGCAAAGGGTGTTCCAACTCTTTGATTTTTAGCGCTGTTATGGTTTTTATGGTTTGATGAATCGTTTAGTCAAAATTCTATGCTACAATCATTCATTAATTAGGTATAAACATTTTATTAAAGGCGTTCAATGAAGCACCTTATTATCGTAGAATCCCCCGCAAAAGCCAAAACCATTAAAAATTTTTTGGATAAAAATTACGAAGTCATCGCCTCTAAAGGGCATGTTAGGGATTTATCCAAATTCGCTTTAGGCATTAAGATTGATGAAACCGGCTTTACTCCTAATTATGTCGTGGATAAAGATCATAAAGAGCTTGTCAAACAGATTATAGAACTTTCTAAAAAGGCATCTATTACTTATATCGCTACCGATGAAGACAGAGAAGGGGAAGCGATAGGCTATCATGTGGCTTGTTTGATTGGGGGGAAATTGGAGAGCTACCCTAGGATTGTTTTTCATGAGATCACGCAAAATGCGATTTTAAACGCTCTAAAAACCCCACGAAAAATTGACATGTCTAAGGTCAATGCCCAACAAGCCAGGCGTTTTTTAGATCGAATCGTGGGGTTTAAGCTCAGCTCATTGATTTCATCAAAAATCACTAAAGGTTTGAGCGCTGGGCGGGTGCAAAGCGCGGCTTTAAAACTTGTGATTGATAAAGAGAGAGAGATCAAAGCCTTTAAACCTTTAACCTACTTCACGCTAGACGCTTTGTTTGAGCCGGATTTAGAAGCGCAACTCATTAGCTATAAGGGTAACAAACTCAAAGCTCAAGAACTCATTGATGAAAAAAAAGCCCAAGAAATTAAAAACGAATTAGAAAAAGAAAGCTACGCTATTTCTAGTATCGTTAAAAAATCTAAAAAATCCCCCACACCGCCCCCTTTCATGACTTCTACTTTACAGCAAAGCGCTTCCAGTCTTTTAGGCTTTTCGCCCACAAAAACCATGAGTATCGCTCAAAAATTATATGAAGGCGTAGCCACCCCGCAAGGCGTTATGGGCGTGATCACTTACATGAGGACCGATAGCTTGAATATCGCTAAAGAGGCTTTAGAAGAAGCGAGGAATAAGATTTTAAAAGACTATGGCAAAGACTACCTACCCCCTAAAGCCAAAGTCTATTCCAGCAAGAATAAAAACGCCCAAGAAGCCCATGAAGCGATCAGGCCCACTTCTATTATTTTAGAGCCAAACGCTTTAAAAGACTACCTTAAGCCTGAAGAATTAAAGCTCTATACTTTAATTTACAAACGCTTTTTAGCTTCTCAAATGCAAGACGCTCTTTTTGAAAGCCAAAGCGTGGTTGTGGCTTGCGAAAAAGGCGAGTTTAAAGCTAGTGGGAGAAAACTCCTTTTTGATGGCTATTATAAAATTTTAGGCAATGACGATAAGGACAAATTGCTCCCCAATTTGAAAGAAAATGATCCCATTAAATTAGAAAAACTAGAGAGCAACGCCCATGTTACAGAACCTCCAGCGCGCTATTCAGAAGCGAGTTTGATTAAAGTTTTAGAAAGTTTAGGCATAGGCAGGCCCAGCACCTACGCCCCAACGATTTCTCTTTTACAAAACAGAGATTACATCAAGGTAGAAAAAAAGCAAATCAGCGCTTTAGAGAGCGCTTTTAAAGTGATAGAAATTTTAGAAAAGCATTTTGAAGAAATCGTGGATTCCAAATTCAGCACTTCTTTAGAAGAAGAACTGGACAATATCGCTCAAAATAAAGCCGACTATCAGCAAGTCTTAAAGGACTTTTACTACCCTTTTATGGATAAAATTGAAGCCGGGAAAAAGAATATCATCTCTCAAAAAGTGCATGAGAAAACCGGCCAATCATGCCCTAAATGCGGTGGGGAATTGGTCAAAAAAAATAGCCGTTATGGGGAGTTTGTCGCTTGCAACAATTACCCTAAATGCAAATATGTCAAACAAACTGAAAACGCCAATGATGGAGTTAAGCAAGAATTGTGCGAAAAATGCGGAGGGGAAATGGTGCAAAAATTCAGCAGAAACGGGGCGTTTTTAGCTTGCAACAACTACCCTGAATGCAAAAACACCAAATCGTTAAAAGACACCCCTAACGCAAACGAAATAATAGAAGGCGTGAAATGCCCAGAATGCGGGGGGGATATTGCCTTAAAAAGGAGCAAGAAAGGCTCGTTTTATGGCTGTAACAATTACCCTAAATGCCGTTTTTTATCCAACCATAAGCCCATTAATAAGCGTTGTGAAAAATGCCATTATTTGATGAGTGAAAGAATCTATCGCAAAAAAAAGGCGCATGAATGCATCCAATGCAAAGAGCGCGTGTTTTTAGAGGAAGATGATGGCTAAAGAAAATCCGCCTGTCATTTTTGGGCCTGTTTTATCTAGGCGTTTTGGGAAATCTTTGGGCGTGGATCTATCGCCTTCTAAAAAACAATGCAATTACAATTGCATTTATTGTGAGTTGGGTAAAGCCAAGCCCATTGAACGCATGGAAGAAGTGATAGAAGTAAAAACCTTGATTAGCGCCATTCAAAACGCCCTAAACAACCTTGCTACCCCCATTGATGTTTTAACCATTACCGCCAATGGCGAACCCACTCTATACCCTCATTTATTAGAGCTTATCCAAAGCATCAAGCCTTTTTTAAAGGGCGTTAAAACTTTGATTTTAAGCAACGGCTCACTATTTTATGAACCAAAAGTCCAGCAAGCC
Proteins encoded in this window:
- the topA gene encoding type I DNA topoisomerase — encoded protein: MKHLIIVESPAKAKTIKNFLDKNYEVIASKGHVRDLSKFALGIKIDETGFTPNYVVDKDHKELVKQIIELSKKASITYIATDEDREGEAIGYHVACLIGGKLESYPRIVFHEITQNAILNALKTPRKIDMSKVNAQQARRFLDRIVGFKLSSLISSKITKGLSAGRVQSAALKLVIDKEREIKAFKPLTYFTLDALFEPDLEAQLISYKGNKLKAQELIDEKKAQEIKNELEKESYAISSIVKKSKKSPTPPPFMTSTLQQSASSLLGFSPTKTMSIAQKLYEGVATPQGVMGVITYMRTDSLNIAKEALEEARNKILKDYGKDYLPPKAKVYSSKNKNAQEAHEAIRPTSIILEPNALKDYLKPEELKLYTLIYKRFLASQMQDALFESQSVVVACEKGEFKASGRKLLFDGYYKILGNDDKDKLLPNLKENDPIKLEKLESNAHVTEPPARYSEASLIKVLESLGIGRPSTYAPTISLLQNRDYIKVEKKQISALESAFKVIEILEKHFEEIVDSKFSTSLEEELDNIAQNKADYQQVLKDFYYPFMDKIEAGKKNIISQKVHEKTGQSCPKCGGELVKKNSRYGEFVACNNYPKCKYVKQTENANDGVKQELCEKCGGEMVQKFSRNGAFLACNNYPECKNTKSLKDTPNANEIIEGVKCPECGGDIALKRSKKGSFYGCNNYPKCRFLSNHKPINKRCEKCHYLMSERIYRKKKAHECIQCKERVFLEEDDG